The following DNA comes from Longimicrobium sp..
GCCCTGCAGCGCGGCCGTGCGGATGGTGTCGCGCAGGGCGATCGCCTCCACGGACGGGCACATGTCCAGCGTGTGCGACGGAGTGACGGGGGAGCGCAGGCTGATCAGCGCCTCGTGCACCTCCGCCTCCACCTTGGGCGGCAGGTGCGGCTGCACCTGTGCCTGCGCGGGCGCGGCGAGCGCGAGCAGGAGCGCGGCCAGGAGGATGCGCATCACGCCTCCACCAGCTCGGGCTCGCGCACGGCCACGGGCGCGCGCAGGCGCGGTACGGGGCGCGTGGCCTCGGCGGAGGGCCACATCGCCACCAGCGTGCCGATGGCCATGATGAGGCCGCCCAGCCAGATCCACGGCACCAGCGGGTTCACCAGCACGCGAAAGGTGACCACGGGGCGCGGGTTCTTGCCCTGCGCCACGGCCTCCATGTTGTCGATGCCGGCCAGGATCAGGTACAGGTCCTCGTTCCACGCGCGCCGGATCCCCACCTCGCTCACGATCTCCTCGCGGCGGCTGTAGGCGCGCTTCTCGGCCGTCAGCATCCCCGCGAACCGGCCGTTTCGCGCGACCTCGACGGAGGTGACCAGCTTGCTCATGTTCTGCGCCGGGTACGACGACATCGCCTGGTACGTCAGCGTGTACTCGTGCCCGAACGGCGAGCGGATCTTCACCGACTCGCCGGGCGAGAGGGCGGCCTGCTCCTCTACGTTGAAGGCGGCGCCCGCGAAGCCGGCGAACATCACCACCAGCCCGGCGTGCACCACGTAGCCCCCGTAGCGCCTGCGGTTGCGCGCCACCAGGTGCATCATGGCCGCCAGGTAGCGCTCCCGCTCGATGTGCGCCCGCGCGCGCGTCCCCTTGTGGAACTCGACCACGATGGTCGTCATCACGAACGCGCCGAGCGCGAAGGTGAGCAGCGCGTACGTGTGCCTCACCCCCACCATCCACAGCACCGCCGCGGTCGCGAGCGCGACGGAGACCGGCACCAGGAAGTTGCGGCGCAGGTTGCGCGGCGACGCCTTGCGCCAGGCGATCACCGGACCGATCCCCAGCAGCGCCAGCAGCAGCAGCCCGATGGGGATGTTGACGCGGTTGAACCACGCCGGCCCCACCGTGATCTTGCGCCCCGCGAAGCCCTCGGAGATCAGCGGGAACATCGTCCCCCAGAGCACCGCGAACATCCCCGTTACGAAGAGGAGGTTGTTCCCCAGGAACGCCGCCTCTCGCGAGACGAACGACTCCATGCGATGGTCGGGCTCAAAACTGTCGCGCCGCCACCACACCAGCCCCGCCGTCACCAGGACCAGCGCGCTCAGGAAGCCGAGGAATATGTACGCGATCGTCAGGTTCTCGGCGAAGGAGTGCACCGACTCGATGAGCCCCGAGCGCGTCAGGAAAGTCGCGAAGATGCTGAGGAGGAAGGTGCCCATCACCAGCAGCACGTTCCACAGCTTGAGCATCCCGCGCTTCTCCTGGATCATCACGGAGTGCAGGTACGCCGTGCCGGTGAGCCAGGGGAGGAGCGACGCGTTCTCCACCGGGTCCCAGAACCAGTAGCCGCCCCAGCCGAGCTCCTCGTACGCCCACATCATCCCGAAGATGATTCCCACCGTCAGAAAGAACCACGCGAGGAGCGTCCAGCGGCGCGTGGTCGCGATCCAGCGCGTGTCCAGCCGCCCCGAAAGGAGCGCGGCCACGCAGAAGGCGAACGGGATGGTGAAGCAGGTGAAGCCGAGGTAGAGCGTCGGCGGGTGGATCGTCATCCAGTAGTTCTGGAGCTGCGGATTGAGCCCGCGGCCGTCGGCCGGGGTGAAGTCCAGCAGCTTGAACGGGTTGGACGCGAAGACGATCACCACCAGGAAGAACGCGAGCACCGCGAGGTTCGTCCCCGTGACGTAGGGCATGAACTCGCGGTTGCGCCGCCGGTTCTGCACGACGACGACGGACGAGAAGAGGGCCAGCAGCGTGGCCCAGAAGACGAGGGAGCCGGTCTGCCCGGCCCACAGCCCCGTGATCTTGTAGAAGAGGGAGAGCTCGCGGTTGGAGTACCCCGCGACGTACTGGTAGACGTACTCGTTGCGCAGGAACGACGCGATGATGGCCCCGCACGCCACAAGCAGGAGCCCGAAGACGGCGTAGACCGAGCGCTCGGCGCTGAGCACCAGGTCTCCGCGCCCGCGCCGCCCGCCCACAAAGCCGAGCGTGGCGCCCCACCCAGCCAGGAGGAGCGCCACCCAGAGGGCGACTTCGCCGATCGAGGTGATCACGACGTCTTCAGATCCGCTTCGACGGCTTCGTAGCGCGAGCCGCACTTGGTGAGCACGGTGGACGCCTCGAACGTGCCCGCGCGCGTGAACTTCCCTTCCACCACCACGTCGCGCCCTTCCTTGAAGGTGTCCGGGAGCGGCCCGTTGTACTTCACGGGGAAGCGCGTCCGCCCGTCGGCGATGTCCATCACGGTAAAGGAGAGGTCCAGCGTGCGCTGGTCGTAGCGCACGGTGCCGGGCACCACGCGCCCGCCCACCTTGTACCCCAGCGCGTGGAGCGACGGGTCCTTGCCGACCGCCGACACGAGCTCGGTGGGGGTGTAGTAGTACATCGCGGAGTCCTTCATCCCCGTGACCATCAGGTACCCCACGACGCCCACCAGCGCCACGGCTGCCGCGGCGAACTTGCGCTGCTTCTTCACCGGGAGATCCTCCGCGGAAGGGTGCGAGTCAACCCGCCGAATATAGCGCGCAATCTTCTGCGGTGAAAGGCGTTTGGTGCCACAGCCGTGTGGGGGAATGCCTGACAGGCCCCCTCCCCCCGGCCCCCTCCCCCGCCTGCGGGGGCGCAGGGCGGGTGAGGGGGAGAACACCGGTTGCGAGACCGTGCCTCGTAGGGGCGCGATTCATCGCGCCCGTGCCCGCCGCTGCTCCGCCCCCCGGCTGCGCACACCGATACCCGTAGGGGCAGACCTGCGTGTCTGCCCACCCTCGCCGCTACGCCAGCCCCGGCAACAGCGCACCCATACCCGTAGGGGCCGCCCCACGTGGCTGCCCGTGCCCGCCCGCGCCCAGACCTCCGCTATCCGACCCCCACCCCGCGCTCCAACAGCTCCCGCGCGTGCTCCAGCGACTTCTCGCTCTCGGGATCGCCGCCGAGCATCCGGGCGATCTCGGACACGCGGCCGGCGGATTCCAGGGCGGTGATCTCGGTGGTGGTGCGCCCGTCGCGCTCAAGCTTGGAGACGAGGAGGTGCAGGTGCGCGCGCGAGGCGATCTGCGGGAGGTGGGTGATGGCGAACACCTGATGGCTCCCCGCCACCTCCCGCATCTTGTCCCCCACCTGCAGCCCCACCCGCCCGCCGATCCCCGCGTCCACCTCGTCGAAGATCAGCGTGGGGACGGAGTCCAGCCGCGCCAGGATCGTCTTGAGCG
Coding sequences within:
- a CDS encoding heme lyase CcmF/NrfE family subunit, which produces MITSIGEVALWVALLLAGWGATLGFVGGRRGRGDLVLSAERSVYAVFGLLLVACGAIIASFLRNEYVYQYVAGYSNRELSLFYKITGLWAGQTGSLVFWATLLALFSSVVVVQNRRRNREFMPYVTGTNLAVLAFFLVVIVFASNPFKLLDFTPADGRGLNPQLQNYWMTIHPPTLYLGFTCFTIPFAFCVAALLSGRLDTRWIATTRRWTLLAWFFLTVGIIFGMMWAYEELGWGGYWFWDPVENASLLPWLTGTAYLHSVMIQEKRGMLKLWNVLLVMGTFLLSIFATFLTRSGLIESVHSFAENLTIAYIFLGFLSALVLVTAGLVWWRRDSFEPDHRMESFVSREAAFLGNNLLFVTGMFAVLWGTMFPLISEGFAGRKITVGPAWFNRVNIPIGLLLLALLGIGPVIAWRKASPRNLRRNFLVPVSVALATAAVLWMVGVRHTYALLTFALGAFVMTTIVVEFHKGTRARAHIERERYLAAMMHLVARNRRRYGGYVVHAGLVVMFAGFAGAAFNVEEQAALSPGESVKIRSPFGHEYTLTYQAMSSYPAQNMSKLVTSVEVARNGRFAGMLTAEKRAYSRREEIVSEVGIRRAWNEDLYLILAGIDNMEAVAQGKNPRPVVTFRVLVNPLVPWIWLGGLIMAIGTLVAMWPSAEATRPVPRLRAPVAVREPELVEA
- a CDS encoding cytochrome c maturation protein CcmE, with the protein product MKKQRKFAAAAVALVGVVGYLMVTGMKDSAMYYYTPTELVSAVGKDPSLHALGYKVGGRVVPGTVRYDQRTLDLSFTVMDIADGRTRFPVKYNGPLPDTFKEGRDVVVEGKFTRAGTFEASTVLTKCGSRYEAVEADLKTS